ggtgggagtgggggtgaagCTCTCCTGGGTGAATAGTCCCTCATTGAGGCTGGAATGTGCCTCTTGCTCCCTCGGTGaggtagaggggggggggggatggtctgTGCACACCAAAGGCGGTCAGATCCCCTCAGTTCAATGAGGTCTCCAGGGACACCGCTGTTGCTATAACACTGTAAGGGCGTTAGGTTAGGACCCCCTCCCCGCCTGTTTCAGTGCTGGGCGGCCTCCCCTACTGGAAGGACAGGAGTTCACACCTGGGGCTGGACTCCAGGGCTGGCAGACTGGGCCCCACCCTCTGCTCTTTGTCCATGATGTGCAGCACatcttccaggatggagggcccCAGGTCCAGGTGGAGGGACAAGAGGGACACGGTGTTAGACAGCAACTCCTTCTCCGTCTGCTCCATCACCACAAAGTCTCTCTTCGAACGCAGGCAGCCGTTGGTTCCCTGGCCTTCCTGAGAACGTTCCGGAGCCTCTGGCTGCCCGGTGCCCGGGGCACCGTCCGGGGCCTCCTGCGTCTTGTCCGTCCGGCCCGGTTCCGGGCCTGCCGTCGAGGCCGTCTCCCTGGCTGGGGTCTCAGCCTCCAGGTGCAgcctggggggtttggggggtgccTCTGCAGCAGGCTGGGCGGCCGCCCCGGGGCCCCCAATCGCCGGCAGCGAGATGGCGTTCTTCAGCAGGGGGGAGGGCTGGTATTGCTGCTGCTGCCCGCCGTGCAGGCTGGCAGCCCGGGTCAACTCATAGGACACGCAGCGGGCGGCCTTCCCCGACAGCGTGCCACCCTGATTCCCTGGGAGCAGGTGGAACTTGCCTTTCAGGAAGGAGATATCTCCAAAGATATCGTCCTCGCCCCCGCTGCCAATGTGGATGGTGTGGCGGAAATCTCCCAGCGGCGAGCTGATCATATCTGAGGACAGGATATCTCGCAACTtctccttctttcccttccgagTGCTCCTCTTCAGATAGATGGGAGCCTTGGTTGACATCTTCTggtactgtgtctctctctccctgtccctc
The Mustelus asterias unplaced genomic scaffold, sMusAst1.hap1.1 HAP1_SCAFFOLD_1994, whole genome shotgun sequence genome window above contains:
- the LOC144489078 gene encoding cdc42 effector protein 2-like, with the translated sequence MSTKAPIYLKRSTRKGKKEKLRDILSSDMISSPLGDFRHTIHIGSGGEDDIFGDISFLKGKFHLLPGNQGGTLSGKAARCVSYELTRAASLHGGQQQQYQPSPLLKNAISLPAIGGPGAAAQPAAEAPPKPPRLHLEAETPARETASTAGPEPGRTDKTQEAPDGAPGTGQPEAPERSQEGQGTNGCLRSKRDFVVMEQTEKELLSNTVSLLSLHLDLGPSILEDVLHIMDKEQRVGPSLPALESSPRCELLSFQ